One Arthrobacter sp. StoSoilB20 DNA segment encodes these proteins:
- a CDS encoding thiolase family protein: MTRGLSSLDSAGGPAWQAGESRQPVIIAALRSPICRANGQLRDLHAPDLLAPVLASLVETTGVDPADVDDVIMGNAVGGGGNVARFAALQAGLPVGVPGITIDRQCGSGLDAIALASRLVAAGDDPLYLAGGVESISTAPARANRNHDGGLDFYSRASFVPPQFGDPDMGVAAENVAREYAVTREQQDDYALRSHQRAVTAANEDRFRGEIVPLSANGTVVDSDDGPRASLRAPLMGRFPAAFVPGGTVTAANSCFDADAASGVVITSLKRARALGALDGLLVLGCDTTGVDPQLLGIGAAHAAERLLARHDVAAADVDLIEFNEAFASQTIACLNHLGIDPARANLDGGALALGHGYGASGAVLVTRLLAQVRRGFACHGQSPLALAMISGAGGLGTAALMQYSRL, translated from the coding sequence ATGACCCGCGGGCTCAGCTCCTTGGATAGCGCCGGCGGTCCAGCCTGGCAAGCCGGGGAGTCCCGTCAGCCCGTCATCATCGCGGCGCTTCGGTCTCCGATTTGCCGGGCCAACGGTCAGCTGAGGGATCTCCATGCACCGGACCTCCTGGCACCGGTGCTTGCTTCCCTGGTGGAAACAACAGGTGTGGACCCGGCGGACGTGGACGATGTCATCATGGGCAACGCCGTGGGCGGCGGCGGAAATGTGGCCAGGTTCGCTGCCCTCCAGGCCGGTCTGCCCGTCGGCGTTCCCGGCATCACCATTGACCGGCAATGCGGATCGGGCCTGGATGCGATTGCGCTGGCATCCCGGTTGGTCGCGGCCGGCGATGATCCGCTGTACTTGGCCGGAGGGGTCGAAAGCATCAGCACTGCCCCGGCCAGGGCCAACAGAAACCACGACGGCGGACTCGACTTCTACTCCAGGGCCAGCTTTGTGCCACCACAGTTTGGCGACCCCGACATGGGTGTCGCTGCAGAAAATGTTGCCCGCGAGTACGCGGTGACAAGGGAGCAACAGGATGACTACGCGCTCCGCAGCCATCAACGAGCCGTAACAGCGGCAAACGAAGACAGGTTTCGTGGCGAGATAGTTCCGCTGAGTGCCAACGGAACTGTGGTGGATTCCGACGACGGTCCACGGGCTTCCTTGCGGGCGCCCCTGATGGGCAGGTTTCCTGCGGCATTCGTCCCCGGAGGGACCGTCACCGCAGCAAACTCCTGCTTCGACGCGGACGCAGCATCCGGCGTCGTCATCACTTCCCTTAAACGTGCCCGCGCACTGGGAGCGTTAGACGGACTGCTGGTGCTGGGCTGCGACACTACCGGAGTTGATCCGCAACTCCTTGGCATCGGGGCCGCGCACGCTGCCGAACGACTTCTGGCCCGCCACGACGTAGCCGCTGCCGACGTTGACCTGATCGAGTTCAACGAAGCGTTCGCATCACAAACCATCGCTTGCTTGAATCACCTGGGTATTGATCCTGCCAGGGCCAACCTCGACGGCGGTGCGCTGGCACTCGGTCACGGCTACGGCGCTTCCGGTGCAGTCCTGGTAACCCGGTTGCTGGCCCAAGTACGGAGAGGGTTTGCCTGCCACGGGCAAAGCCCACTGGCACTGGCCATGATCAGCGGTGCAGGCGGTTTGGGCACTGCCGCGCTCATGCAATACTCCCGGCTGTAG
- a CDS encoding energy-coupling factor transporter transmembrane component T: MRGHGFLIANYVRGNSIIHRTPLWLKFLVVAGCGAASFLIVDWAVSLVIFAVMCALFLLSGAGLRRLLRAIWLVMPILLVIGLFQWWQLGGPTAARIVLNVLVCVVAASVLTATTPVQDLLDGVVAVAKPFRRFGADPERFALTIAVMLRSIPFIAGAFSDVRDSARARGLERNPRALVLPVFITTVAYARQTGDALAARGLGEPESG; the protein is encoded by the coding sequence ATGAGGGGCCATGGCTTCCTGATCGCGAACTATGTCCGCGGCAACTCCATCATCCACAGAACTCCGCTCTGGCTGAAGTTCCTGGTGGTGGCAGGGTGCGGAGCGGCGTCCTTCCTCATAGTGGATTGGGCGGTGTCGCTGGTGATTTTCGCCGTGATGTGCGCTCTTTTCCTTCTCAGCGGAGCGGGCCTGCGGCGTCTCCTGCGGGCCATCTGGTTGGTGATGCCCATCCTTTTGGTCATCGGCCTTTTCCAGTGGTGGCAACTTGGGGGTCCCACAGCGGCCCGCATCGTGCTGAACGTGCTGGTGTGCGTCGTGGCAGCTTCGGTGCTGACTGCCACAACCCCCGTCCAGGACCTGTTGGATGGCGTGGTTGCTGTGGCAAAGCCGTTCCGGCGGTTCGGCGCCGACCCCGAACGGTTCGCTTTGACGATTGCCGTGATGCTCAGGAGCATCCCCTTCATTGCCGGCGCTTTCTCGGACGTGCGGGATTCGGCAAGGGCCCGTGGACTGGAACGCAACCCCCGCGCCTTGGTTCTCCCGGTCTTCATCACCACCGTGGCGTACGCCCGGCAAACCGGCGACGCCTTGGCCGCCCGGGGACTGGGCGAACCCGAAAGCGGCTGA
- a CDS encoding ABC transporter ATP-binding protein, protein MDSISFTGVSVRVAVDGSDTPKTLLHEFSLDLTERRIGVIGANGSGKSTLLRLVNGLVGPTEGNVKVHGNDTAADVRRVRGNVGFVFTDPLSQLVMPTGREDVELSLRRSIRNSKERAARAEAVLNRFGLLHLADQSIYELSGGERQLLALAAVLAVDPAVLVLDEPSTLLDLRNRELLRRTVSGLDQQVIMSTHDLDLALDMDRVLVVESGRIVFDGDAAGGVAFYRALCATPLPGARLGDVSR, encoded by the coding sequence ATGGATTCCATCAGTTTCACCGGGGTTTCGGTACGTGTCGCTGTCGATGGCAGCGACACGCCCAAGACCCTGCTGCACGAATTTTCCCTTGATCTGACCGAACGCCGGATCGGAGTGATCGGTGCCAACGGATCCGGGAAGTCCACCCTGCTGCGGCTGGTCAATGGCCTGGTTGGGCCGACCGAGGGCAACGTCAAGGTCCACGGTAACGACACGGCCGCCGATGTCCGTCGGGTCAGGGGCAATGTGGGCTTCGTCTTTACCGATCCCCTGTCCCAGTTGGTGATGCCCACCGGGAGGGAAGATGTTGAACTTTCCCTCCGCCGTTCCATCAGGAACTCCAAGGAGCGGGCAGCCCGGGCCGAAGCAGTCCTGAACCGCTTCGGCTTGCTGCATCTGGCCGATCAGAGCATCTATGAACTGTCCGGTGGTGAAAGGCAGTTGCTGGCCTTGGCGGCAGTCCTTGCCGTCGATCCCGCCGTCCTGGTCCTCGACGAGCCATCCACCCTCCTGGACCTCAGGAACCGCGAACTCCTGCGGCGTACGGTGTCCGGCCTGGACCAACAGGTCATCATGTCCACTCACGATCTCGACCTGGCGTTGGACATGGACCGGGTACTGGTGGTGGAATCCGGGCGGATCGTTTTCGACGGCGATGCCGCCGGCGGCGTCGCCTTCTACCGGGCGCTGTGTGCAACTCCCCTGCCCGGAGCGCGGCTGGGTGACGTTTCCAGATGA
- a CDS encoding biotin transporter BioY, translating to MSQTNTAPAQKKPMSRKRWTATDLGLIAVFAALVAASAIVPGIPVGALGVPITLVTLTVMLSGLVLGAGRGFAAVGLYVLLGLAGLPIFSGGRSGLGILATPSAGYIIAFPLAAAATGYLAAIVIRRTVKFRALWLFGATMVSSIVVIHALGVLGMMVNAKLDFTKAFLADIPFVPGDILKNVLAVIIAMAIHKAFPDVLVRRVK from the coding sequence ATGAGCCAGACCAACACTGCCCCAGCGCAGAAGAAACCCATGTCCCGGAAACGCTGGACCGCTACTGACCTGGGCCTCATCGCCGTCTTCGCAGCCTTGGTGGCGGCGTCCGCGATCGTTCCAGGCATCCCGGTAGGTGCCCTCGGCGTACCCATCACTTTAGTGACCCTGACAGTGATGCTCAGCGGCCTGGTGCTCGGCGCCGGGCGCGGTTTCGCCGCCGTCGGGCTTTATGTCCTTTTGGGATTGGCAGGCCTGCCGATCTTCAGTGGCGGCCGCAGCGGCCTCGGTATCCTGGCAACTCCCTCAGCCGGCTACATCATTGCCTTCCCGCTGGCCGCAGCCGCAACCGGCTACCTCGCGGCGATCGTCATCCGACGAACGGTCAAATTCCGGGCTCTCTGGCTTTTCGGCGCCACCATGGTCAGCAGCATCGTGGTCATCCACGCACTGGGCGTCCTGGGCATGATGGTCAATGCCAAGCTGGACTTCACCAAAGCCTTCCTCGCCGACATCCCCTTTGTCCCCGGCGATATCCTTAAGAATGTCCTGGCCGTCATTATCGCCATGGCTATTCACAAGGCCTTCCCGGATGTCCTGGTTCGCCGGGTCAAGTAA
- a CDS encoding ABC-F family ATP-binding cassette domain-containing protein produces the protein MITVQDLELRAGARLLMDQVNFRVDKGDKIGLVGRNGAGKTTLTRVLAGEGLPAGGKVTRSGEIGYLPQDPRTPDMEQLARDRILSARGLDVVVGKLKKAHDDMASDDAAVQRKAMNRYDRLEAEFLAGGGYAAEAEAAAISSNLALPDRLLNQPLKTLSGGQRRRVELARILYSDAETLLLDEPTNHLDADSITWLRDFLKNHQGGLIVISHDTELLEATVNKVYLLDANRAQIDYYNMDWKRYLLQRETDERARKRERANAEKKAQVLIDQANKMRAKATKAVAAQNMAKRAERLLSGLEAVRENDRVAALRFPDPSPCGKTPLTAEGLSKSYGSLEIFTDVDLAIDRGSKVVILGLNGAGKTTLLRMLAGVDKPDTGDIIPGHGLKVGYYAQEHETLDVDRTVLENMRSSAPDMKDAEVRGILGSFLFSGDDVDKPAGVLSGGEKTRLALATIVASSANVLLLDEPTNNLDPASRAEILGALKNYSGAVVMVSHDEGAVSALNPERVVLLPDGVEDHWNEDYLDLITLA, from the coding sequence TTGATTACCGTCCAGGACCTCGAACTCCGCGCCGGCGCCCGCCTGCTCATGGACCAGGTCAACTTCAGGGTGGACAAAGGGGACAAGATCGGTCTCGTCGGACGCAACGGAGCCGGCAAGACCACCCTTACCCGGGTCCTCGCCGGCGAAGGCCTTCCCGCAGGCGGCAAAGTCACCCGATCCGGTGAGATCGGCTACCTTCCCCAGGATCCCAGGACCCCGGACATGGAGCAGCTTGCCCGCGACCGCATCCTGTCAGCGCGCGGCTTGGACGTAGTGGTGGGAAAGCTCAAAAAAGCCCACGATGACATGGCCAGCGACGACGCTGCCGTTCAGCGTAAAGCCATGAACCGCTATGACCGCCTGGAAGCTGAATTCCTGGCCGGTGGCGGCTATGCTGCCGAGGCCGAAGCCGCGGCGATCTCCTCCAACCTCGCGCTGCCTGACCGGCTGCTCAACCAGCCGTTGAAGACCCTTTCCGGTGGCCAGCGCCGCCGTGTCGAATTGGCACGCATTCTCTACTCCGATGCCGAGACCTTGCTCCTCGATGAGCCCACCAACCACCTGGATGCCGACTCCATCACGTGGCTGCGTGACTTCCTGAAGAACCACCAGGGCGGCTTGATCGTGATCAGCCACGACACCGAACTGCTCGAAGCCACAGTGAACAAGGTCTACCTTTTGGACGCCAACCGCGCCCAGATCGACTACTACAACATGGACTGGAAGCGTTACTTGCTCCAGCGCGAAACGGACGAGCGCGCCCGCAAGCGTGAACGCGCCAACGCCGAGAAGAAGGCCCAGGTCCTGATTGACCAGGCCAACAAGATGCGCGCCAAGGCCACCAAGGCCGTCGCCGCCCAAAACATGGCCAAGCGTGCTGAGCGGCTCCTCAGCGGACTGGAAGCTGTTCGCGAAAACGACCGCGTGGCCGCACTGCGTTTCCCGGACCCCTCTCCCTGCGGCAAGACCCCGCTGACCGCGGAGGGTTTGAGCAAGTCCTACGGTTCACTGGAAATCTTCACCGACGTGGACCTGGCCATCGACCGCGGTTCCAAGGTAGTCATCCTGGGCCTCAACGGTGCCGGCAAGACCACCCTGCTGCGCATGCTGGCCGGCGTCGATAAACCGGACACGGGCGACATCATCCCCGGGCACGGCCTTAAGGTGGGCTACTACGCCCAGGAACATGAAACGCTCGACGTCGACCGCACCGTCCTGGAAAACATGCGCTCTTCAGCGCCGGACATGAAGGATGCCGAAGTACGAGGCATCCTGGGCTCATTCCTGTTCTCGGGCGACGACGTCGACAAGCCCGCCGGTGTTCTTTCCGGTGGTGAAAAAACCCGTCTGGCCCTAGCCACCATCGTGGCATCCAGCGCCAACGTCCTCCTCCTCGATGAGCCCACCAACAACCTGGACCCCGCCAGCCGTGCGGAAATCCTGGGCGCACTCAAAAACTACAGCGGCGCCGTCGTCATGGTCAGCCACGACGAAGGTGCTGTGTCCGCGCTGAACCCGGAGCGCGTTGTGTTGCTGCCGGACGGCGTAGAGGACCACTGGAACGAAGACTACCTGGACTTGATCACGCTGGCGTAA
- a CDS encoding YbaK/EbsC family protein: MPKATEISLDPVRNVRSALTDAGAPDTVRTFEDKVPTAAAAAAVLGCEVAAITNSLVFELDGQPLLILASGAAKVDTALVAAQLGTGKIRRATPDFVLVHTGQEVGGVAPVGHPRKLRTVLDISLQEHPVLWAGAGDHNSMFSISYEELARITAAEPLQVR, from the coding sequence ATGCCCAAGGCTACTGAAATTTCTCTTGATCCTGTCCGGAACGTCCGGTCTGCCCTGACCGACGCCGGAGCTCCTGACACAGTCCGCACTTTCGAGGACAAGGTCCCGACGGCGGCCGCCGCTGCCGCTGTCCTGGGCTGTGAGGTCGCGGCAATCACCAACAGCCTGGTCTTTGAGCTGGACGGCCAACCATTGCTGATCCTGGCCAGCGGTGCGGCCAAGGTTGATACGGCATTGGTTGCAGCCCAGTTGGGCACAGGCAAGATCCGCCGCGCCACACCGGATTTCGTGCTGGTACATACCGGTCAGGAAGTAGGCGGAGTAGCGCCAGTGGGCCACCCAAGGAAACTGCGCACCGTCCTGGACATCTCACTCCAAGAACACCCTGTCCTCTGGGCCGGAGCCGGAGACCACAATTCAATGTTCTCCATCAGCTACGAAGAACTGGCACGCATTACCGCCGCCGAACCCCTGCAGGTCCGATAA
- a CDS encoding SURF1 family protein: MYRFLFSSKWLGYFVLAVVFATACVFLGRWQMDRRAETLAEINRVVSNYSATPIPYTEIKGQFNALDPEREWTQVQLRGSYDLEGQRVVRNRPLNGQPGYDVVVPFRLTTGEAVVIDRGWLPIGNNTPGRPDVIPAPPTGEVTVIARLKPAEPKLDRGAVDGQLASIDLASFAGELPYPIATGAYGQLASEDPAVQPMPTPFPKPATEEGTHLSYSLQWFAFGVLMFIGFGYAARQQARNAAIDAEEEEDEQIIAAGGTPKKRAPALRKNKRATSEEEEDAILDAQGY, encoded by the coding sequence ATGTACCGCTTTCTCTTCTCCAGCAAGTGGCTGGGGTACTTCGTTCTGGCTGTCGTCTTTGCCACGGCCTGCGTTTTCCTGGGCCGCTGGCAGATGGACCGCCGGGCCGAGACCCTGGCCGAGATCAATCGCGTGGTCAGCAACTACTCGGCCACCCCAATCCCCTACACGGAAATCAAGGGCCAGTTCAACGCCTTGGATCCTGAGCGTGAATGGACCCAGGTTCAGTTGCGGGGCAGCTACGACCTCGAAGGCCAGCGCGTTGTCAGGAACCGTCCGCTGAACGGCCAGCCAGGTTACGACGTCGTGGTCCCCTTCCGGCTCACAACCGGCGAAGCAGTCGTCATTGATCGTGGATGGCTGCCCATTGGGAACAACACCCCTGGCCGCCCCGACGTCATTCCGGCACCGCCCACGGGCGAGGTCACTGTGATAGCCCGGCTGAAACCGGCCGAACCCAAGTTGGACCGTGGAGCTGTGGACGGGCAGCTGGCATCCATTGACCTGGCAAGTTTTGCCGGGGAACTCCCCTACCCCATTGCCACGGGAGCCTACGGGCAGCTGGCCAGCGAAGATCCCGCGGTGCAGCCAATGCCCACTCCGTTCCCCAAGCCGGCCACCGAAGAGGGGACACACCTCTCCTATTCCCTGCAATGGTTCGCCTTTGGCGTCCTGATGTTCATCGGTTTCGGGTATGCAGCGCGGCAACAGGCCCGCAACGCGGCCATCGACGCCGAAGAGGAAGAGGACGAGCAGATTATTGCCGCAGGGGGAACGCCCAAGAAGCGCGCGCCCGCCCTGCGGAAAAATAAGCGTGCTACGTCCGAAGAAGAGGAAGACGCAATCCTGGATGCCCAAGGCTACTGA
- a CDS encoding DUF3099 domain-containing protein gives MERDDSVVTRENSPLQQVPGEPDAFSGEPEVHSITDAAAAHSEDMRERMIKYAVAMGIRMVCIVLIFVVDGWFKIIAIAGAVFLPWIAVVIANGNDKAEDHSESLLDYVAVPEIERSSPSEEPAAEGPEVLQGELVDDEPSWQQDGPPTGPASEAGHTGDERAAS, from the coding sequence TTGGAGCGTGATGATTCAGTTGTGACACGAGAAAACAGTCCCCTGCAGCAAGTGCCCGGGGAACCGGACGCTTTTTCCGGCGAGCCCGAAGTCCACAGCATCACAGATGCCGCCGCTGCCCACTCCGAGGACATGCGTGAGCGCATGATCAAGTATGCAGTGGCCATGGGTATCCGCATGGTCTGCATCGTCCTGATTTTCGTGGTGGATGGCTGGTTCAAGATCATTGCGATCGCGGGCGCTGTTTTCCTTCCTTGGATTGCCGTTGTCATCGCCAACGGCAATGACAAGGCCGAGGACCATAGCGAATCATTGCTGGACTACGTGGCAGTCCCTGAAATCGAGCGTTCCTCCCCCTCGGAAGAACCGGCGGCAGAGGGACCTGAGGTTCTCCAAGGCGAGTTGGTCGATGACGAACCATCATGGCAACAAGACGGCCCCCCAACGGGCCCTGCAAGCGAGGCCGGACACACCGGCGATGAACGGGCGGCTTCATGA
- a CDS encoding beta-ketoacyl-ACP reductase, giving the protein MSEAVTTGRSVLITGGNRGIGLAIAESFLANGDKVAVTYRSQTELPEGILGVQADVTDEASIDAAFKIVEDAHGPVEVLVANAGITKDTLLLRMSEDDFTSVLDTNLTGAFRVIKRASKGMIRLRKGRVVLISSVSGLYGAPGQINYSASKAGMVGIARSLTRELGSRGITANVVAPGFINTDMTAELPEDTQKSYLANVPAGRFAEASEVADVVRWVASDEAAYISGAVIPVDGGLGMGH; this is encoded by the coding sequence ATGTCTGAAGCAGTCACAACCGGCCGCAGCGTCCTGATAACCGGCGGCAACCGTGGCATTGGCCTGGCCATTGCGGAATCGTTCCTCGCCAACGGCGACAAGGTAGCCGTGACCTACCGAAGTCAAACAGAGTTGCCTGAGGGCATCCTGGGTGTCCAGGCCGATGTAACGGACGAGGCTTCCATCGACGCCGCGTTCAAAATCGTCGAAGATGCCCACGGACCCGTTGAAGTACTGGTTGCCAATGCAGGCATCACCAAGGACACGCTGCTGCTGCGCATGAGCGAAGATGACTTCACGTCGGTCCTGGACACCAACCTCACGGGCGCCTTCCGGGTTATCAAGCGGGCATCCAAGGGAATGATCCGTCTCCGCAAAGGCCGCGTGGTCCTCATTTCTTCGGTCTCCGGCCTCTATGGTGCACCCGGCCAGATCAACTACTCTGCGTCAAAGGCAGGCATGGTGGGAATCGCACGCTCCCTCACGCGCGAACTTGGCAGCAGGGGAATTACCGCCAACGTCGTGGCACCGGGCTTTATCAATACCGACATGACTGCAGAACTGCCTGAGGACACCCAGAAGTCCTACCTGGCCAATGTTCCCGCGGGCCGTTTTGCGGAGGCCTCCGAAGTTGCTGATGTAGTTCGCTGGGTTGCCAGCGATGAAGCCGCCTACATCTCAGGAGCCGTTATCCCGGTTGACGGTGGCCTGGGTATGGGTCACTAG
- a CDS encoding SDR family oxidoreductase → MGTLDNKTAIVTGSSRGIGAEVAKILAGEGAAVVVNYRQKAPRANKVVAGIQEAGGRAAAVGADLTTDEGVHALASKAMEEFGSLDVLVLNASGGMESGMEEGYALKLNRDAQVNMLNAAVPLMPEGSRVVFVTSHQAHFVETVPTMPEYEPVAKSKRAGEDALRDLIPHLADKGISLVVVSGDMIEGTVTATLLDRSNPGAIEARRAEAGKLYSVEEFAAEVAKMVTADVESGHTEYVGGADYFGKTAE, encoded by the coding sequence ATGGGAACGCTGGATAACAAGACCGCCATCGTCACGGGGTCTTCCCGTGGAATTGGTGCCGAGGTTGCCAAGATCCTGGCAGGCGAGGGCGCCGCCGTCGTTGTTAACTACCGTCAAAAGGCGCCGCGCGCCAACAAGGTGGTGGCCGGCATCCAGGAAGCGGGTGGCCGTGCAGCTGCCGTGGGCGCCGACCTCACCACCGATGAAGGCGTGCACGCCCTGGCGAGCAAAGCCATGGAGGAGTTTGGTTCCCTCGATGTCCTGGTGCTGAACGCTTCAGGTGGCATGGAATCAGGCATGGAGGAGGGTTATGCCCTCAAGCTCAACCGCGATGCCCAGGTCAACATGCTTAATGCAGCGGTACCGCTCATGCCTGAGGGCTCGCGCGTCGTCTTCGTTACCAGCCACCAGGCGCACTTCGTGGAAACTGTTCCCACCATGCCTGAGTACGAGCCGGTCGCAAAGAGCAAGCGCGCCGGGGAAGACGCACTGCGGGATTTGATTCCCCACCTTGCGGACAAGGGCATCTCGTTGGTGGTCGTTTCCGGTGACATGATCGAAGGCACCGTAACCGCGACCCTGCTGGACCGTTCCAACCCGGGAGCCATCGAAGCACGGCGGGCCGAAGCCGGCAAGCTGTACTCCGTGGAGGAGTTCGCAGCCGAAGTTGCCAAGATGGTCACTGCGGACGTCGAATCCGGGCACACCGAATATGTTGGTGGTGCAGACTACTTCGGCAAGACGGCCGAATAG
- a CDS encoding sugar ABC transporter ATP-binding protein: MDLLLHADDIHASYDQRRILKGVGLSVHRGEILGLIGTNGAGKTTLMGVLAGSLKHDQGRITLAEEKYAPDSIAEAQACGVGLIPQNFHIDPDLTITEAIFRGTFQSGRPHGELRGQAAKLIRDIGITLDPDAKVGTLIRAEQALVEVLRMVAEEAQLVIMDEAAASLPDHDVAVLHQVLRMLTRQGRAIIYITHRLDEVRSIAHRIAILRDGRVHKIVEASKTDVDELAFLLLQQELERIARPTGPAAGEEALRISNLGVGENVRDVSFNVVKGEIFGLVGTHRSGVFQLTEALAGIHPCTSGTIHVNGNQVQIRGLQDARRLKIGYSPDTADSFASGTSIADGLYQGGAPGAASLQDEITHLRGVADVVHRMRINTTNIQGALTTLSGGDRQKVELARWISTDCDVLILSHPSRGIDIGAKEIVYKMLTQLSQTGVAIILLSSDLSEMVNWCHRIGVMRDGELVTIEANANTNEDVLVHHMLGVKFESGGREARRVKV; this comes from the coding sequence TTGGATCTGTTGTTACATGCTGATGATATTCACGCGTCGTACGATCAACGCCGCATCCTCAAAGGTGTTGGCCTTTCAGTGCATCGCGGCGAGATCCTGGGGCTGATTGGAACCAACGGCGCAGGTAAGACCACGCTCATGGGCGTCCTGGCAGGATCCCTCAAACATGACCAGGGACGGATCACGCTTGCCGAAGAGAAGTACGCGCCGGATTCGATCGCAGAGGCACAGGCCTGCGGAGTAGGGCTTATTCCCCAAAACTTCCACATAGATCCGGACCTGACCATCACGGAGGCCATTTTCCGAGGGACCTTCCAATCGGGTCGGCCGCATGGCGAACTCCGCGGCCAAGCCGCCAAGCTGATCCGGGATATCGGGATCACCCTGGACCCTGATGCGAAGGTCGGCACACTGATACGGGCAGAGCAAGCCTTGGTGGAAGTCCTCCGCATGGTTGCCGAGGAAGCCCAGTTGGTCATCATGGACGAGGCAGCCGCGTCCCTTCCGGACCACGACGTCGCAGTCCTGCACCAGGTTCTGAGGATGCTGACAAGGCAGGGCCGGGCGATCATCTACATCACCCATCGCCTGGACGAAGTCCGCTCCATTGCCCATCGCATCGCGATCCTCCGCGACGGCAGAGTTCACAAGATCGTGGAAGCCAGCAAAACCGACGTCGACGAACTTGCCTTCCTCCTACTGCAGCAGGAACTCGAGCGGATTGCCCGGCCTACAGGTCCGGCCGCCGGGGAAGAAGCCCTGCGGATCTCAAACCTCGGTGTGGGGGAGAACGTCCGTGATGTGAGCTTCAACGTGGTCAAGGGTGAAATTTTCGGCCTCGTGGGAACCCACAGATCCGGTGTCTTCCAACTCACGGAGGCACTGGCCGGGATCCACCCCTGCACCTCGGGGACGATCCACGTGAACGGAAACCAGGTCCAGATCCGCGGGCTCCAGGATGCACGGCGGCTGAAGATCGGCTATTCGCCGGACACGGCCGACTCCTTCGCTTCAGGGACCAGCATCGCCGATGGGCTGTATCAGGGCGGAGCCCCGGGTGCTGCAAGTCTCCAGGATGAAATCACCCACCTACGTGGCGTGGCTGACGTGGTGCACCGCATGCGCATCAACACCACCAACATCCAAGGTGCCCTCACTACCCTTTCTGGAGGCGACCGCCAGAAAGTGGAGCTTGCCCGATGGATCTCCACCGATTGCGATGTCCTGATCCTCAGCCATCCCAGCCGCGGGATCGACATCGGTGCCAAGGAAATCGTGTACAAGATGCTGACCCAGCTCAGCCAAACCGGGGTTGCCATCATCCTCCTGTCCTCGGACCTGTCCGAGATGGTCAACTGGTGCCATCGGATTGGCGTCATGCGGGACGGGGAGCTTGTCACCATTGAGGCCAACGCCAACACCAACGAGGATGTCCTGGTGCACCACATGCTGGGCGTCAAGTTCGAATCGGGCGGCCGCGAGGCACGAAGGGTGAAAGTCTGA
- the serB gene encoding phosphoserine phosphatase SerB encodes MTSNLAAVSYGVHLSLESLVNLRKVLADAGAAVSSESHSGDHRFSVVTAGLASGSEALVDLAGVRRNVAAAASAGIDTAIVPEELRQASRKLLIMDVDSTLIQQEVIELLAAHAGKREEVAAVTEAAMRGELDFAQSLHARVAVLAGLPMDVVESVRQEVRLSLGAAELVAAFKDAGHVVAVVSGGFNQILRPIAEELGLDHWIANELEIVDGVLTGKVLGAVIDRAAKEKYLREWAAAEGISLEHTIAVGDGANDLDMLSAAGIGIAFNAKPAVRAVADAAINMPYLDAVRHIANV; translated from the coding sequence ATGACTTCGAACTTGGCTGCGGTCAGCTATGGCGTGCATTTGTCCCTCGAATCCCTTGTGAACCTTCGGAAGGTACTTGCCGACGCCGGCGCCGCAGTGTCATCGGAATCACATAGTGGGGACCACCGCTTCAGTGTCGTAACGGCAGGCCTCGCTTCGGGCTCGGAGGCCTTGGTGGATCTTGCCGGCGTTCGCCGGAACGTTGCTGCGGCAGCCAGCGCCGGCATTGATACTGCGATTGTTCCTGAAGAACTGCGCCAGGCTTCCCGGAAGCTCCTGATCATGGATGTGGATTCGACGCTGATCCAGCAGGAAGTCATTGAACTGTTGGCCGCGCATGCCGGTAAACGGGAGGAAGTGGCCGCAGTGACCGAGGCCGCCATGCGAGGCGAGCTGGACTTTGCCCAGAGCCTCCACGCCCGCGTCGCCGTGCTCGCCGGGCTGCCCATGGACGTCGTCGAGTCTGTCCGCCAGGAGGTGCGCCTCAGCCTTGGCGCTGCAGAGCTCGTGGCTGCCTTCAAGGATGCCGGGCACGTTGTGGCGGTGGTGTCCGGCGGATTCAACCAGATCCTTCGTCCCATTGCCGAGGAACTCGGGCTGGACCACTGGATCGCCAACGAGCTTGAAATCGTCGACGGCGTGTTGACCGGCAAGGTGCTTGGCGCTGTGATTGACCGGGCAGCCAAGGAGAAGTACCTGCGTGAGTGGGCAGCTGCCGAAGGAATCAGCCTCGAGCACACCATCGCAGTGGGTGACGGCGCCAATGACCTGGACATGCTCAGTGCGGCAGGGATCGGAATCGCTTTCAATGCCAAGCCTGCTGTTCGGGCAGTAGCGGACGCTGCCATCAACATGCCCTATCTCGACGCCGTCCGGCACATCGCCAACGTCTGA